In a single window of the Anaerobaca lacustris genome:
- the mgtE gene encoding magnesium transporter — protein MAEMQEQLLHEISPLLERERLATLRELLYDWRTSDIAEIVELVDDDRRRLIFDVLEIPVAAEVLEKVNEATRDRLFEILTEEEIHRVFSELDWDDAADLLAEMPEDIADKAIRSLSLPDRLQVHKLMRYSEDSAGGIMDPVVISVSEDATVAEAVSKIRMAEIDEDFYSVYVVDCDGRFIGEVRLRFLLTRRENTRIGDLVDRDTIYVRTDTDQEQVRNVFRKNDLLVVPVLDEDHKLAGRITADRVIEVAEEEAVEDIYTMAGTNPEELDTFSALRAARIRMTWLLPCLLGTGVTAIVMNLFGTYDPRVYLAAAAFVPMIAAISGNAGLQTSAIVVSGLATGHLVALKLSTVFSREVRIALLVATACGLVGAVICSVLIHYRSAQNTIEPVRLVLAFGGAMFSAIMVATTLGLFLPFVFRRIGIDPAISSGPLVTTANDSISVAIFMTLAVTLAS, from the coding sequence ATGGCGGAAATGCAGGAACAACTGCTGCACGAAATCTCACCCCTGCTCGAGAGGGAGAGGCTGGCCACACTCCGCGAGCTGCTATACGACTGGCGAACCAGTGACATTGCGGAGATCGTCGAGTTGGTCGACGACGATCGACGACGGTTGATCTTCGACGTCCTGGAGATCCCCGTTGCGGCCGAGGTCCTCGAAAAGGTCAACGAGGCGACGCGGGATCGCCTTTTCGAGATTCTCACCGAGGAGGAGATCCACCGGGTCTTCTCCGAGTTGGACTGGGATGACGCCGCCGACCTTCTGGCCGAGATGCCCGAGGACATCGCGGATAAGGCTATCCGCAGCTTGTCTCTGCCGGACCGCCTCCAGGTCCACAAGCTGATGCGGTACTCGGAGGATTCGGCCGGCGGCATCATGGACCCGGTGGTCATCAGCGTGTCCGAGGACGCCACCGTCGCCGAGGCGGTCAGCAAGATTCGCATGGCGGAGATCGACGAGGATTTTTACTCCGTCTACGTGGTGGACTGCGACGGGCGCTTCATCGGGGAAGTGCGACTTCGGTTTCTGCTGACACGGCGGGAGAACACGCGGATCGGTGATCTCGTGGATCGGGACACGATCTACGTCCGGACTGACACGGACCAGGAACAGGTGCGCAACGTCTTCCGCAAGAACGACCTGCTCGTCGTTCCGGTCCTGGACGAAGACCACAAGCTTGCTGGTCGCATCACAGCCGACCGCGTCATCGAGGTGGCCGAGGAAGAAGCCGTCGAAGACATCTACACGATGGCCGGCACGAATCCCGAGGAGCTGGATACGTTCTCTGCGTTGCGGGCGGCCCGCATTCGCATGACCTGGCTGCTGCCCTGCCTGCTGGGCACGGGAGTGACCGCCATCGTGATGAACCTTTTCGGGACCTACGATCCGCGGGTCTACCTGGCGGCGGCGGCGTTCGTCCCGATGATCGCGGCGATCAGCGGCAACGCGGGCCTACAGACCTCGGCCATCGTCGTCTCCGGTCTGGCCACCGGCCACTTGGTGGCCCTGAAGCTCAGCACCGTCTTCAGTCGGGAGGTGCGAATCGCCCTGCTGGTCGCCACGGCCTGCGGCCTGGTGGGCGCCGTGATTTGCAGCGTGCTGATTCACTATCGTTCCGCGCAGAACACGATCGAGCCGGTTCGCCTGGTCTTGGCGTTCGGTGGCGCCATGTTTTCCGCCATCATGGTTGCAACGACGCTGGGTCTTTTCCTGCCGTTTGTGTTCCGGCGGATCGGCATCGATCCGGCCATCAGCTCCGGTCCACTGGTGACCACCGCCAACGACTCGATCAGCGTGGCCATTTTCATGACGCTCGCCGTGACGCTGGCCAGTTGA